A single region of the Lysinibacillus sp. B2A1 genome encodes:
- a CDS encoding rod shape-determining protein, translating to MFSKDIGIDLGTANVLIHVKGKGIVLNEPSVVAIDKKTNKVLAVGEEARQMVGRTPGNITAIRPLRDGVIADFDVTEAMLRHFINKLNLKGFLTKPRILICCPTNITSVEQKAIREAAEKSGGKKVYLEEEPKVAAIGAGMDIFQPSGNMVVDIGGGTTDIAVLSMGDIVTSESIKVAGDVFDNDILQYIKKEYKLLIGERTAEAIKMTIGTVFKGGRNDTMDIRGRDMVTGLPRTIMIQSEEIERALHESVAMIVQSAKNVLEKTPPELSADIIDRGVIITGGGALLHGMDQLLIEELKVPVFIAERPMDCVAIGTGIMLENIDRVPASL from the coding sequence ATGTTTTCGAAAGATATTGGCATTGACTTAGGAACTGCGAATGTATTAATCCACGTTAAAGGTAAAGGAATTGTCTTAAATGAGCCATCTGTAGTGGCAATTGATAAAAAAACAAATAAAGTATTAGCAGTAGGGGAAGAAGCTCGCCAAATGGTAGGGCGCACGCCAGGTAATATTACAGCAATTCGACCATTACGCGATGGTGTTATTGCAGACTTTGATGTTACTGAAGCGATGCTAAGACATTTTATCAATAAATTAAATTTAAAGGGATTCTTAACTAAACCACGTATTTTAATTTGTTGTCCAACAAACATTACTAGTGTGGAGCAAAAGGCAATTCGTGAAGCGGCAGAGAAATCTGGTGGTAAAAAAGTATATTTAGAGGAAGAACCAAAAGTTGCTGCTATTGGTGCAGGTATGGATATTTTCCAACCTAGTGGCAATATGGTAGTAGACATTGGCGGTGGAACAACAGATATTGCAGTTCTTTCAATGGGAGATATCGTAACAAGTGAATCCATTAAAGTCGCAGGAGACGTTTTTGATAATGATATATTACAATATATTAAAAAAGAATATAAATTACTAATTGGAGAACGTACCGCTGAGGCAATAAAAATGACAATTGGTACAGTATTTAAGGGCGGTAGAAATGATACTATGGATATTCGCGGCCGTGATATGGTGACAGGTCTGCCACGTACAATAATGATTCAATCTGAGGAAATTGAACGCGCTTTACATGAATCAGTAGCAATGATTGTCCAATCTGCAAAAAATGTTCTAGAAAAAACGCCACCAGAGCTTTCAGCTGATATAATTGATCGTGGAGTGATCATTACTGGCGGTGGTGCATTACTACATGGCATGGACCAGCTATTAATTGAAGAGTTAAAGGTACCTGTGTTCATTGCAGAAAGACCGATGGATTGTGTAGCAATTGGTACAGGCATTATGCTTGAAAATATTGATCGAGTGCCTGCATCCTTATAA
- a CDS encoding F0F1 ATP synthase subunit epsilon produces MKTVQVNIVTPDGPVYDSEVTMVIAKTTSGEIGVLAGHIPMVAPLAIGAVKLKKENGSTDIVAVSGGFIEVRPEKISILAPSAEVAENIDVKRAKEAVKRAEGRLQSKQDNIDFKRADLALKRALNRINVHEGNI; encoded by the coding sequence ATGAAGACAGTTCAAGTCAATATTGTCACTCCCGACGGCCCAGTATACGATTCTGAAGTAACAATGGTAATCGCTAAAACAACTTCTGGAGAAATCGGTGTTCTTGCAGGCCATATTCCTATGGTCGCTCCACTAGCAATTGGTGCAGTGAAGCTTAAAAAAGAAAACGGTTCTACTGATATTGTTGCTGTAAGCGGTGGTTTCATTGAAGTTCGTCCAGAAAAGATATCAATTTTAGCGCCTTCTGCTGAAGTTGCTGAAAACATCGATGTTAAACGTGCAAAAGAAGCCGTTAAACGTGCTGAAGGACGTCTTCAAAGTAAACAAGACAACATTGATTTCAAACGTGCTGACCTAGCATTAAAACGTGCGTTGAATCGTATCAACGTTCATGAGGGTAATATCTAA
- the atpD gene encoding F0F1 ATP synthase subunit beta: MNKGHVIQVMGPVVDVKFSNGQLPAIYNSLSVKIERPNEEPTILALEVALHLGDDSVRTIAMSSTDGLQRGAEVTDSGKAISVPVGEVTLGRVFNVLGEVIDLGEEIPADARRDSIHREAPSFENLSTSVEILETGIKVVDLLAPYIKGGKIGLFGGAGVGKTVLIQELINNIAQEHSGISVFAGVGERTREGNDLFFEMSDSGVIKQTAMVFGQMNEPPGARMRVALTGLTMAEYFRDEQGQDVLLFIDNIFRFTQAGSEVSALLGRMPSAVGYQPTLATEMGKLQERITSTNKGSVTSIQAIYVPADDYTDPAPATTFAHLDATTNLERKLSEMGIYPAVDPLASTSRALSPEIVGAEHYAVATGVQRTIQRYRELQDIIAILGMDELSDEDKQTVERARRIQFFLSQNFHVAEQFTGQKGSYVPVKETVRSFKEILDGKWDHLPEDAFRLVGSIDEVVEKAKSMGVEV; the protein is encoded by the coding sequence ATGAATAAAGGACATGTTATTCAAGTAATGGGTCCAGTTGTTGACGTAAAATTCAGCAATGGTCAATTACCAGCAATCTATAACTCATTGTCAGTTAAGATTGAACGTCCTAATGAAGAACCAACAATTCTTGCATTAGAAGTTGCGCTTCATTTAGGTGATGATTCTGTTCGTACAATTGCGATGTCATCTACTGATGGCTTACAACGTGGAGCAGAAGTAACAGACTCAGGAAAAGCTATCTCAGTACCAGTTGGTGAAGTTACGCTAGGTCGTGTATTCAACGTACTTGGAGAAGTAATTGACTTAGGTGAAGAGATTCCTGCTGACGCACGTCGTGATTCAATTCACCGTGAAGCACCATCTTTCGAGAATCTTTCAACTTCAGTTGAAATTCTTGAAACAGGTATCAAAGTAGTAGACTTACTTGCACCATATATCAAAGGTGGTAAAATCGGTCTATTCGGTGGTGCCGGTGTAGGTAAAACAGTATTAATCCAAGAATTAATTAACAACATCGCACAAGAGCACTCAGGTATCTCTGTATTCGCTGGTGTAGGTGAGCGTACTCGTGAAGGGAACGACTTATTCTTCGAGATGAGCGATTCAGGCGTTATCAAGCAAACAGCGATGGTATTCGGTCAAATGAACGAACCACCTGGTGCACGTATGCGTGTAGCATTGACTGGTCTTACAATGGCGGAATACTTCCGTGATGAACAAGGCCAAGACGTACTTTTATTCATCGACAATATCTTCCGTTTCACACAAGCAGGTTCTGAGGTTTCTGCCCTATTAGGTCGTATGCCTTCTGCGGTAGGTTACCAACCAACACTTGCAACTGAGATGGGTAAATTACAAGAGCGTATCACATCTACGAACAAAGGATCTGTAACTTCTATCCAAGCGATTTACGTACCAGCCGATGACTATACTGACCCGGCGCCAGCTACAACTTTCGCCCACTTAGATGCAACGACTAACCTTGAGCGTAAATTATCTGAAATGGGTATCTACCCTGCGGTTGACCCACTAGCTTCGACTTCTCGTGCATTATCACCTGAAATCGTTGGTGCTGAGCATTACGCAGTAGCTACTGGCGTACAACGTACAATCCAACGTTACCGTGAATTACAAGATATCATTGCTATCTTAGGTATGGATGAATTATCTGATGAAGATAAACAAACAGTAGAACGTGCTCGTCGTATTCAATTCTTCTTATCTCAAAACTTCCACGTTGCGGAACAATTTACTGGTCAAAAGGGTTCTTATGTACCTGTTAAAGAAACTGTTCGCTCATTCAAGGAAATCCTTGATGGTAAATGGGATCACCTACCAGAAGATGCTTTCCGTTTAGTTGGTTCTATTGATGAGGTAGTTGAAAAAGCGAAAAGCATGGGCGTAGAGGTTTAA
- a CDS encoding F0F1 ATP synthase subunit gamma: MVNLREIKGRITSTKSTKQITKAMQMVSSSKLRRAEQNAKAYVPYMEKIQDVVGAIASGTKDSGHPMLTARPVKKTAYLVIGSDRGLAGAYNSSILRQVQRTINERHRSKDEYVILAVGRVVRDYFVKRDHNVISDVVGLPDQPTFADIKEIARNAVGMFIDGTYDELYMYYNHFVSAIASEVTEKKLLPLTDIAPASGTASYEFEPSGEAILEVLLPQYAESLVYGALLDGKASEHASRMTAMKNATDNASDLISDLSLQYNRARQAAITQEITEIVGGAAALE; encoded by the coding sequence GTGGTAAACTTACGCGAAATAAAAGGTCGTATTACTTCTACAAAGAGTACGAAGCAAATAACGAAAGCGATGCAGATGGTTTCTTCTTCAAAGTTACGTCGTGCAGAGCAAAACGCTAAAGCTTACGTTCCTTACATGGAAAAAATCCAGGACGTAGTAGGCGCGATTGCTTCCGGGACAAAAGACAGCGGACATCCAATGTTAACTGCTCGTCCTGTTAAGAAAACAGCTTACTTAGTCATTGGTTCTGACCGTGGACTTGCAGGTGCTTACAACTCAAGCATCCTACGTCAAGTACAACGTACAATTAACGAACGTCATAGATCAAAAGACGAATACGTTATTTTAGCAGTAGGTCGTGTTGTCCGTGACTACTTTGTAAAACGTGATCATAATGTTATCAGTGATGTTGTCGGTCTTCCGGACCAACCAACCTTTGCTGATATTAAAGAAATCGCTCGTAATGCTGTTGGTATGTTCATTGATGGTACGTATGATGAACTTTATATGTACTACAATCACTTTGTCAGCGCTATTGCCAGCGAAGTGACGGAGAAAAAACTTCTTCCATTAACAGATATTGCACCTGCAAGCGGTACAGCTTCTTATGAATTTGAGCCATCTGGCGAAGCAATTCTTGAAGTATTACTTCCACAATATGCGGAAAGCTTAGTTTATGGGGCATTATTAGATGGAAAAGCAAGTGAACATGCTTCTCGTATGACGGCTATGAAAAATGCAACAGATAACGCATCTGATCTTATTTCAGATCTATCATTGCAATACAACCGTGCGCGTCAAGCGGCGATTACACAAGAAATTACAGAAATCGTTGGTGGAGCTGCAGCCTTAGAGTAG
- the spoIID gene encoding stage II sporulation protein D yields MKKWIMSVGIICLIGTLYVLPVAFSERRSTEESVQTTDNVCEIFIEVEGQQKKIPLETYVTGVVAAEMPVSFKKEALKAQAIAARTYALKSTNYGREAIAPTVARQVFYNKEQRKANWTSNFPGNEKKIVEAINETKGQVLLFDNQLITAMFHSTSNGKTESAYGYSGNDLPYLQSVASMSDQSSPKFSAVKEWTLAEWNTIWPDKWQVSDFSRIQYFFNDTGRVERLQLGKNVWSGREVRTLLQIPSTDFKISYDTNTGKIQVSTKGYGHGVGMSQYGAEAMASEGKTADEILHYYYQDIEIKKIDACLK; encoded by the coding sequence ATGAAAAAATGGATAATGAGTGTAGGTATCATTTGTTTGATAGGGACATTATATGTGCTTCCTGTTGCATTTAGTGAGAGACGTTCAACTGAGGAGTCAGTCCAAACAACGGACAATGTGTGTGAAATATTTATAGAAGTGGAGGGGCAACAGAAGAAAATCCCTTTAGAAACATATGTTACGGGTGTAGTAGCTGCTGAAATGCCTGTTTCATTTAAAAAAGAGGCTTTAAAAGCGCAGGCTATTGCAGCAAGAACATATGCATTGAAATCGACAAATTATGGTAGAGAAGCAATTGCTCCCACAGTTGCTAGACAAGTTTTTTATAATAAAGAGCAAAGAAAAGCGAATTGGACTAGCAATTTCCCAGGAAATGAAAAGAAAATTGTCGAGGCTATTAATGAAACAAAAGGACAAGTTCTTCTTTTCGATAATCAATTAATTACAGCTATGTTTCATTCTACCAGCAACGGCAAAACAGAAAGTGCCTATGGTTATAGTGGCAATGATCTTCCATATTTGCAAAGTGTAGCTAGTATGTCTGATCAATCTTCACCAAAATTCTCGGCGGTCAAGGAATGGACATTAGCTGAGTGGAATACAATTTGGCCTGATAAATGGCAGGTAAGTGATTTCTCACGCATTCAGTATTTTTTTAATGATACAGGACGTGTTGAACGTTTACAGCTAGGTAAAAATGTATGGTCAGGACGAGAGGTTCGAACACTCTTGCAAATACCATCTACTGATTTTAAAATTTCCTATGATACTAATACTGGAAAAATACAAGTGAGTACAAAAGGATATGGTCATGGTGTTGGAATGAGTCAGTATGGAGCTGAGGCAATGGCAAGTGAAGGGAAAACTGCTGACGAAATTTTACACTATTATTATCAGGATATTGAGATAAAAAAGATAGATGCATGTTTAAAATAA
- a CDS encoding flagellar biosynthesis protein FlgG, translating into MFKGFYTVATGMIAQQRRTELLTNNLSNANTPGFKADQSTIRSFPDMLMSSVGNTNATAKQQMGSQYMSQVGALNTGIYMQETLPNYIQGQIYNTDFSTDMALIDGYLPQNEEGITGSIFFRLAHPDGGEAYTRNGNFTLDGQGNLVNAQGLYVLSDNGQRIQLPNDDFRLDETGAIYVNDQQVARVGVSFAANPNMLRKQDNGLIRTENGENLPTAYGANGVDFTLRQNYLERSNVDSGRTMTDLMTAYRAFEANQKVLQAYDRSMEKAVNEIGKV; encoded by the coding sequence TTGTTTAAAGGGTTCTATACAGTTGCAACTGGTATGATTGCACAACAAAGACGAACAGAATTATTAACTAATAATTTATCAAATGCGAATACACCAGGATTTAAAGCGGATCAATCAACAATTCGTTCATTTCCAGATATGTTAATGTCAAGTGTTGGAAATACAAATGCAACTGCCAAGCAGCAAATGGGCTCTCAATATATGAGTCAAGTGGGAGCACTAAATACAGGGATTTATATGCAAGAAACATTGCCAAACTACATACAGGGTCAAATCTATAATACAGATTTCTCAACAGATATGGCCTTGATTGATGGATACTTACCGCAAAATGAAGAGGGCATCACTGGATCTATATTCTTCCGTTTAGCACATCCAGATGGTGGCGAGGCATATACACGAAATGGGAATTTTACATTAGATGGTCAAGGTAATTTAGTCAATGCACAAGGACTGTATGTTTTATCAGATAATGGTCAACGCATTCAGCTTCCAAATGATGATTTTCGTCTAGATGAGACTGGTGCGATTTACGTCAATGATCAGCAAGTAGCACGTGTTGGCGTATCATTTGCGGCTAATCCGAACATGCTACGTAAACAAGATAATGGTTTAATTCGAACAGAGAATGGTGAGAACTTACCAACGGCTTATGGTGCTAACGGTGTTGATTTTACACTGCGTCAAAATTACCTTGAGCGCTCAAACGTAGATTCTGGTCGCACGATGACAGATTTAATGACAGCTTATCGCGCATTTGAAGCCAATCAAAAGGTGCTACAGGCTTATGATCGAAGCATGGAAAAGGCTGTTAATGAAATCGGAAAAGTATAA
- the murA gene encoding UDP-N-acetylglucosamine 1-carboxyvinyltransferase — MEKIIVTGGQKLQGKVRVEGAKNAVLPILAAALLASEGENVIKEVPNLADVFTINEVLKSLNAAVTYIPEDNAVYIDATKELSSEAQFEYVSKMRASILVMGSLLARNGYARVALPGGCAIGSRPIELHLKGFEAMGAKISFGHGYVEAKVNGRLKGANVYLDFPSVGATENIMTAASLAQGTTVIENAAKEPEIVDLANFINSMGGRVIGAGTNTIRIEGVETLYGTEHHIIPDRIEAGTFMVAAAITKGDVTIENAVPEHMTALIAKMREMGVEIIELDEGIRVRVPDKLKAVDIKTMPHPGFPTDMQSQMMALMLTAEGTSIITETVFENRFMHVEEFRRMNAGAKIEGRSVFIEGPVNLQGAEVMATDLRAAAALILAGLVSEGVTRVTKLYHLDRGYVEFHEKLAALGANIERVPVEEVVIKEKSTVELPTN, encoded by the coding sequence GTGGAAAAAATAATAGTGACTGGTGGCCAAAAGCTACAAGGAAAAGTACGTGTAGAGGGCGCAAAAAATGCAGTGTTACCAATCCTAGCGGCGGCTTTACTTGCTTCTGAGGGAGAAAATGTAATTAAAGAAGTCCCTAACTTAGCAGATGTCTTTACAATAAATGAAGTACTTAAAAGTTTAAATGCAGCAGTTACATATATACCAGAAGACAATGCAGTATATATAGATGCAACAAAAGAACTTTCCAGTGAAGCTCAATTTGAATATGTAAGCAAAATGCGTGCATCGATTTTAGTAATGGGTTCATTACTTGCTCGCAATGGCTATGCTCGAGTTGCTTTACCAGGAGGCTGTGCAATTGGCTCTCGCCCAATCGAGTTACATTTAAAGGGCTTTGAAGCAATGGGAGCAAAAATCTCATTTGGTCACGGATATGTAGAGGCAAAAGTAAATGGCCGTTTAAAAGGAGCAAATGTGTATTTGGACTTCCCTAGTGTAGGTGCAACAGAGAATATTATGACAGCTGCATCATTGGCACAGGGGACAACTGTAATTGAAAATGCAGCGAAAGAGCCTGAAATTGTAGATCTTGCAAACTTTATTAATAGTATGGGTGGTCGAGTTATTGGCGCAGGTACGAATACCATTCGTATTGAAGGTGTCGAAACATTATATGGAACCGAGCATCATATTATTCCTGATCGTATTGAGGCTGGCACATTTATGGTTGCGGCAGCCATCACTAAAGGAGATGTGACGATTGAAAACGCAGTTCCTGAGCATATGACAGCATTAATTGCTAAAATGCGTGAAATGGGCGTTGAAATCATCGAATTAGATGAAGGCATTCGTGTACGAGTTCCTGATAAATTAAAGGCTGTAGATATTAAAACAATGCCACATCCAGGATTCCCTACAGACATGCAATCACAAATGATGGCTTTAATGCTAACAGCTGAAGGTACTAGTATTATTACAGAAACAGTCTTTGAAAATCGTTTTATGCATGTTGAGGAATTCCGTCGCATGAATGCTGGTGCTAAAATAGAAGGACGCTCAGTCTTCATAGAAGGACCTGTAAATCTTCAAGGCGCTGAGGTAATGGCAACGGATTTACGTGCTGCGGCTGCACTTATTTTAGCAGGTCTTGTTTCTGAAGGTGTAACACGTGTGACTAAACTTTATCACTTAGACCGTGGATATGTAGAATTCCATGAAAAATTAGCAGCACTTGGTGCTAATATCGAACGCGTGCCTGTTGAAGAAGTTGTTATAAAAGAGAAATCTACTGTGGAATTACCAACAAACTAA
- a CDS encoding F0F1 ATP synthase subunit delta codes for MSNSTVAKRYAQALFELAQQKNILAEVGADLNELTKVIKESPDFLTLLNAPKFSIERKKQMLADIFAGATPEVLHTIQLLVEKKRVNEIKLIAKEYAELAAQAQGTADATVFTTRELSAEESAKISAAFAKLVGKQSLNITNEIDPSLLGGIRVQIGNHIYDSSVVNKLERLKRELIG; via the coding sequence ATGAGTAATTCAACTGTAGCAAAACGTTATGCTCAAGCGCTATTTGAATTAGCGCAACAAAAAAACATTCTTGCTGAAGTTGGAGCAGACTTAAACGAGCTGACAAAGGTTATAAAAGAATCTCCAGATTTTTTAACACTTTTAAATGCTCCTAAGTTCTCTATCGAACGTAAAAAACAAATGCTAGCAGACATCTTTGCGGGTGCAACGCCAGAAGTTTTACACACAATTCAACTACTTGTTGAGAAAAAACGTGTAAATGAAATCAAGCTAATTGCAAAAGAATACGCTGAGCTAGCTGCACAAGCACAAGGTACTGCAGATGCAACAGTATTCACTACTCGTGAACTTTCTGCTGAAGAAAGCGCGAAAATTTCTGCAGCATTTGCGAAACTTGTTGGTAAACAATCATTAAACATTACAAACGAAATTGATCCATCACTTCTTGGTGGAATTCGTGTTCAAATCGGTAATCATATTTATGATAGCTCAGTTGTGAACAAACTTGAGCGCTTAAAACGTGAATTAATCGGTTAA
- the atpF gene encoding ATP synthase F0 subunit B, whose amino-acid sequence MFLDYLVLGASAGEGFNNGDIISTLVIFLLLMFLLKKLAWGPLMGIMQQREELVASEIEAAEKARKDSHQYLEEQKSLLKEARTEAQSIVESAKKQGELQKEEILTAARNEANRLKESALREIESEKEKAIAAVRDEVVSLSVLAASKVLSKEISEADNRALIEETIAKAGEAQ is encoded by the coding sequence GTGTTTTTAGATTATCTTGTACTAGGTGCCAGCGCTGGTGAAGGATTTAACAATGGTGACATTATTTCAACATTGGTTATCTTCTTATTATTAATGTTTTTACTGAAAAAGTTAGCTTGGGGTCCACTTATGGGCATCATGCAACAACGTGAAGAATTAGTAGCTAGTGAAATCGAAGCAGCTGAAAAAGCGCGCAAAGATTCGCACCAATATTTAGAAGAACAAAAGAGCCTTCTTAAGGAAGCTCGTACGGAAGCACAATCGATTGTTGAAAGCGCTAAGAAGCAAGGCGAACTACAAAAAGAAGAAATTCTTACTGCAGCACGCAATGAAGCTAACCGCTTAAAAGAATCAGCTTTACGTGAAATTGAGTCTGAAAAAGAAAAAGCTATTGCAGCTGTACGTGATGAAGTCGTTTCATTATCTGTACTTGCAGCATCTAAAGTCCTTAGCAAAGAGATTTCTGAGGCAGACAACCGTGCTCTAATTGAAGAGACGATTGCGAAGGCAGGGGAAGCTCAATGA
- a CDS encoding F0F1 ATP synthase subunit alpha yields the protein MGIKAEEISSLIKQQIENYESELKVSEVGTVIRIGDGIALAHGLDNAMAGELLEFSNGVMGMAQNLEEGNVGIVILGPYTDIKEGDEVRRTGRIMEVPVGEELIGRVVNPLGQPVDGQGPINTTKSRPIESPAFGVMARKSVHEPLQTGIKAIDALVPIGRGQRELIIGDRQTGKTSVAIDTILNQNDQNMICIYVAIGQKESTVRGVVETLRKNGALDYTIVVTASASQPAPLLYLAPLAGVSMAEEFMLQGKHVLIVYDDLSKQASAYRELSLLLRRPPGREAYPGDVFYLHSRLLERAAKLNETYQNGSITALPFVETQAGDISAYIPTNVISITDGQIFLQSDLFNSGVRPAINAGLSVSRVGGSAQIKAMKKVAGTLRLDLAAFRELESFAQFGSDLDKVTLGKLERGKRTVEVLKQDLNKPLKVEKQVAILYALTKGHLDDIPVQDIVRFESEFLSWLDTNHTDVLDHVRTTKELAPDADYEAAISAFKKTFAKSE from the coding sequence ATGGGCATCAAGGCTGAAGAAATCAGCAGTCTGATTAAACAACAGATTGAGAATTATGAATCTGAACTTAAAGTAAGCGAAGTTGGTACAGTTATCCGTATTGGTGACGGTATTGCTCTTGCTCATGGCCTCGACAACGCCATGGCTGGAGAGCTTTTAGAGTTCTCTAACGGTGTTATGGGTATGGCTCAAAACCTAGAAGAAGGTAACGTTGGTATCGTAATCTTAGGTCCATACACTGACATCAAAGAAGGCGATGAAGTTCGTCGTACAGGTCGTATCATGGAAGTACCAGTTGGTGAAGAACTAATTGGCCGTGTTGTAAACCCACTTGGTCAACCAGTGGATGGACAAGGTCCTATCAACACTACAAAATCTCGTCCAATCGAAAGTCCAGCTTTCGGTGTAATGGCTCGTAAATCAGTACACGAACCACTACAAACTGGTATTAAAGCAATTGACGCATTAGTACCAATCGGTCGTGGTCAACGTGAGTTAATCATCGGTGACCGTCAAACTGGTAAAACATCAGTTGCTATCGATACAATTCTTAACCAAAATGACCAAAACATGATCTGTATCTATGTTGCAATTGGTCAAAAAGAATCTACTGTACGTGGTGTAGTAGAAACGCTTCGTAAAAATGGTGCTTTAGATTATACAATCGTTGTGACAGCTTCTGCTTCTCAACCAGCTCCATTATTATACCTAGCACCATTAGCTGGTGTATCTATGGCAGAAGAATTCATGTTACAAGGTAAACATGTGTTAATCGTATATGATGATCTTTCTAAACAAGCATCTGCTTACCGTGAACTTTCACTTCTTCTACGTCGTCCTCCAGGTCGTGAAGCTTACCCTGGTGACGTTTTCTACTTACACAGCCGCTTACTTGAACGTGCTGCGAAGTTAAATGAAACATATCAAAATGGTTCGATTACAGCTCTTCCATTCGTTGAGACACAAGCTGGGGATATCTCTGCATACATCCCAACGAACGTAATCTCAATTACTGATGGTCAAATTTTCTTACAATCTGACTTATTCAACTCAGGTGTACGTCCAGCTATTAACGCCGGTCTTTCAGTATCACGTGTAGGTGGATCTGCTCAAATTAAAGCGATGAAAAAAGTTGCTGGTACGCTACGTCTTGACTTAGCAGCATTCCGTGAGCTTGAATCTTTCGCTCAATTCGGTTCAGATTTAGATAAGGTAACACTTGGTAAACTTGAGCGTGGTAAACGTACGGTTGAAGTTCTTAAACAAGACCTTAACAAACCATTAAAAGTAGAAAAACAAGTTGCTATTCTTTATGCATTAACTAAAGGTCATTTAGATGATATTCCAGTACAAGATATCGTTCGTTTTGAATCTGAATTCTTAAGCTGGTTAGATACAAACCATACAGACGTTTTAGATCATGTTCGTACTACAAAAGAGCTTGCTCCTGATGCGGATTATGAAGCAGCAATCAGTGCATTCAAAAAAACTTTCGCTAAATCAGAATAA
- a CDS encoding stage II sporulation protein — protein sequence MREDKNSKTSQKQNEKGQLQKKPWFWPAVYAGGALMLAGMLFGYNSLVSKVEEAPLPDLAEVDPGPVVETNARTETMKYPFKEANLSKVQVLQEFYEVEANAEARENALMVFNQTFTTSSGISLAMNGEEFEVLAAMSGKVLEVKLDAFTGNKIVIEHPDGKQTHYSSVKDIAVKEGDEVTQGQALGKATDNEWNQAAGVHLHFEVLEDGKYVNPKKLLAF from the coding sequence ATGAGAGAGGATAAAAATAGTAAAACTTCTCAAAAACAAAATGAAAAAGGTCAATTACAGAAGAAACCTTGGTTTTGGCCAGCGGTTTATGCTGGTGGTGCATTAATGCTAGCAGGTATGCTATTTGGTTACAATAGTCTTGTATCAAAGGTAGAAGAGGCTCCGTTACCAGATTTGGCAGAAGTAGATCCAGGTCCTGTAGTTGAAACAAATGCTCGTACAGAAACAATGAAGTATCCATTCAAAGAAGCAAATCTTAGTAAAGTACAAGTTTTACAAGAATTTTATGAAGTAGAGGCTAATGCAGAGGCACGTGAAAATGCACTAATGGTATTTAATCAAACATTTACAACTTCATCTGGTATTTCTCTTGCTATGAATGGTGAAGAATTTGAAGTGTTAGCTGCTATGAGTGGTAAAGTACTAGAAGTAAAACTAGATGCATTTACAGGCAATAAAATTGTGATTGAGCATCCAGATGGTAAGCAAACACATTATAGCTCAGTAAAAGATATTGCCGTAAAAGAAGGCGATGAAGTAACACAAGGTCAGGCATTAGGAAAAGCAACTGACAATGAGTGGAATCAAGCAGCAGGCGTTCACTTGCATTTCGAAGTACTTGAAGACGGAAAATATGTGAATCCGAAAAAATTACTAGCCTTTTAA
- a CDS encoding stage III sporulation protein D, translating to MHEHIRKRCIRLGELLIETRETVRVLAKMTGYSKSTVHKDLTERLPTIHEGLAEQVKEILAYHKAVRHIRGGEATKNKWKERASQE from the coding sequence GTGCACGAGCACATTCGGAAGCGCTGCATACGCCTCGGTGAATTATTGATTGAGACGCGTGAGACTGTGCGTGTCCTCGCGAAAATGACAGGTTATTCAAAAAGTACGGTGCACAAAGACTTAACAGAGCGATTGCCAACAATTCATGAAGGATTAGCAGAGCAGGTGAAGGAAATTCTCGCCTACCATAAGGCCGTACGTCATATTCGCGGAGGAGAGGCAACGAAAAACAAGTGGAAAGAAAGAGCGAGTCAAGAATGA